One window of the Candidatus Zixiibacteriota bacterium genome contains the following:
- a CDS encoding DegT/DnrJ/EryC1/StrS family aminotransferase has product MSDAYRIPIVDLRAQYRVIETEVRAALDEVLQSQRFVLGPAVARFEERFAAYLRGGRAVGVASGSDALLLALMALGIGPGDGVLVPTFTFFSTASAVVRLGARPLFLDIDPKSYTLSAADVAEFLDRSCREEEGRLKHPQSGTTVRAILPVHLFGRCAPMPDLCETARRRGLWVVEDVAQACGARLVSDGGEKLAGTFGDFGCFSFFPSKTLGGYGDGGAVVAASEAAAERLRVLRMHGERVKYRHELIGINSRLDSLQAAVLSVKLRHLDRWCAQRVERAATYDRLFRESGLPGAGILALPELCPGLAHVFNHYVVRAERRDDLRSHLADRAIQAEIYYPLPLHLQPSFAHFGHRPGDFPRAERASREVLALPLYPELSDAQQRTVVEAVAEFYRV; this is encoded by the coding sequence GTGTCTGACGCCTACCGCATTCCGATCGTCGACCTGCGCGCGCAGTACCGGGTGATCGAAACGGAGGTCCGCGCCGCTCTCGACGAGGTTCTGCAGAGCCAGCGGTTCGTTCTCGGACCGGCGGTGGCGCGCTTCGAGGAGCGCTTTGCGGCCTACCTGCGCGGCGGCCGCGCCGTAGGAGTCGCCTCCGGGAGCGACGCCCTGCTCCTGGCCTTGATGGCCCTCGGCATCGGGCCCGGCGACGGCGTGCTGGTGCCGACCTTCACCTTTTTCTCCACCGCCTCCGCCGTGGTCCGCCTCGGGGCGCGGCCGCTTTTTCTCGATATCGACCCGAAAAGCTACACGCTTTCGGCGGCCGACGTCGCCGAGTTCCTCGACCGGAGCTGCCGCGAGGAGGAAGGCCGACTCAAACATCCGCAAAGCGGGACGACCGTGAGGGCGATCCTGCCGGTTCACCTTTTCGGCCGCTGCGCGCCGATGCCCGACCTGTGCGAGACCGCGCGCCGGCGGGGACTGTGGGTCGTCGAGGACGTGGCGCAGGCCTGCGGCGCCCGGCTGGTCTCGGACGGAGGGGAGAAACTCGCCGGCACCTTCGGCGACTTCGGCTGTTTTTCCTTCTTTCCGAGCAAGACCCTGGGCGGTTACGGCGACGGCGGCGCGGTCGTCGCCGCGTCCGAAGCCGCCGCCGAGCGCCTCCGCGTCCTGCGGATGCACGGCGAGCGCGTCAAGTACCGCCACGAGCTGATCGGCATCAACTCGCGCCTCGACTCGCTCCAGGCGGCGGTGCTTTCGGTCAAGCTCCGCCACCTCGACCGCTGGTGCGCGCAACGCGTCGAGCGCGCGGCGACCTACGACCGGCTGTTCCGGGAAAGCGGTCTGCCCGGCGCCGGAATCCTCGCCCTGCCGGAGCTTTGCCCGGGACTGGCGCATGTCTTCAACCACTACGTCGTCCGCGCAGAGCGCCGCGACGACCTCCGGAGCCATCTAGCCGACCGGGCCATTCAGGCGGAAATTTATTACCCGCTGCCGCTTCACCTGCAGCCCAGCTTTGCCCATTTCGGCCACCGGCCGGGAGATTTCCCCCGGGCGGAACGGGCCTCCCGGGAGGTGCTGGCCTTGCCGCTCTACCCGGAGCTTTCCGACGCGCAGCAGCGAACGGTGGTGGAGGCCGTCGCCGAATTCTACCGCGTATAG
- a CDS encoding D-sedoheptulose 7-phosphate isomerase encodes MRETIRRAFEESVEVKRAFLRDHCDALIAAAEAVVDCLRRGNKLLIFGNGGSAADAQHIAAEFVNRYRAERPPLAAIALTTDSSAITSIANDYEYAEVFAKQLRALAKPGDVAWAISTSGNAANVLRAVDTCRRLGITTIGMTGGDGGKLRGNVDHLLCVSATKTTARIQETHILIAHVLCELVDEQLFPSS; translated from the coding sequence ATGCGAGAGACCATCCGACGCGCGTTCGAAGAAAGCGTGGAAGTCAAGCGGGCGTTTTTGCGCGACCACTGCGACGCGCTCATCGCCGCGGCCGAGGCCGTGGTCGATTGCCTCCGCCGGGGCAACAAGCTCTTGATCTTCGGCAACGGCGGCAGCGCCGCCGACGCGCAGCACATCGCGGCCGAATTCGTCAATCGCTACCGCGCCGAGCGACCGCCGCTCGCGGCCATCGCCCTGACCACCGACAGCTCCGCCATAACCAGCATCGCCAACGATTATGAGTACGCCGAAGTTTTCGCCAAGCAGCTCCGGGCGCTCGCCAAGCCCGGTGACGTAGCCTGGGCGATCTCCACCAGCGGCAACGCTGCCAACGTGCTCCGCGCCGTCGACACCTGCCGCCGCCTGGGGATCACCACGATCGGCATGACCGGCGGCGACGGCGGCAAGCTGCGCGGCAACGTCGACCACCTCCTGTGCGTCTCGGCGACAAAGACCACGGCTCGGATCCAGGAAACTCACATCCTCATCGCCCACGTCCTTTGCGAGCTGGTGGACGAGCAACTCTTTCCCTCGAGCTAA
- a CDS encoding SAM-dependent chlorinase/fluorinase produces the protein MLITLTTDFGYVDPFVGIMKGVIATINPAARVIDITHGIRPQDVLAAALALREAVRYFPPDSIHVVVVDPGVGTERRPLLIGYGGTYLVGPDNGVLSLAFEGREPDCLVCLSNPAYHLRPAAATFHGRDIFAPAAAHLSLGVPPAAFGYGASTFIRLELPAVRKSPAALHGCILYIDGFGNLFTNIREADLADWDRRTLTITVRGQMIRGLASNYAAGASGELIALVNSWGFVEIALFRGSAQLKTGAVIGDPVSVAVGS, from the coding sequence ATGCTGATCACGCTCACGACCGACTTCGGCTACGTCGACCCGTTCGTCGGCATCATGAAAGGCGTGATTGCCACGATCAACCCGGCCGCGCGGGTGATTGACATCACCCACGGCATTCGGCCCCAGGACGTTCTCGCGGCGGCGCTGGCGCTGAGGGAGGCCGTGCGCTACTTCCCCCCGGACTCCATTCACGTGGTCGTGGTCGATCCGGGGGTGGGCACGGAGCGGCGGCCGCTGCTGATCGGATACGGGGGCACCTACCTCGTGGGACCGGACAACGGCGTCTTGAGCCTCGCCTTCGAGGGACGCGAGCCCGATTGCCTGGTTTGCCTTTCGAACCCCGCTTACCATCTGCGCCCCGCGGCCGCGACCTTCCACGGGCGCGACATCTTCGCGCCGGCGGCGGCGCATCTCTCCTTGGGCGTTCCGCCGGCCGCCTTTGGCTACGGGGCGAGCACGTTCATCCGGCTTGAGCTGCCGGCGGTAAGAAAGTCGCCAGCCGCGCTCCATGGCTGCATCCTCTATATCGACGGCTTCGGCAACCTTTTTACGAACATTCGCGAGGCCGACCTGGCGGACTGGGACCGTCGGACGCTGACGATCACCGTTCGCGGGCAGATGATCCGCGGCCTGGCCTCGAACTATGCGGCCGGCGCTTCCGGCGAGCTGATCGCCCTGGTCAACAGCTGGGGTTTCGTGGAGATCGCGCTTTTTCGCGGCAGCGCTCAGCTGAAAACTGGAGCCGTCATCGGCGATCCGGTCAGCGTCGCCGTCGGCTCTTAG
- a CDS encoding dCMP deaminase family protein, which yields MSERLTWDQYFMTITRQVAERSTCTRAKVGAVIVRDKNILATGYNGAPAGMPHCTDVGCLIYHSRTPNGDTEENCFRTIHAEMNAIAQAAKNGSSIKDASIYITHTPCIHCLKVLVNTGIKNIYYEKPYKLNTLDELLRYTQVNLYPVELPEGPAGGQ from the coding sequence ATGAGCGAGAGGTTAACTTGGGATCAGTACTTCATGACCATTACACGCCAGGTCGCGGAGCGATCGACCTGCACGCGGGCCAAGGTAGGGGCGGTCATCGTCCGGGACAAGAACATACTCGCGACGGGCTACAACGGCGCTCCGGCCGGCATGCCGCACTGTACAGATGTCGGCTGCCTGATCTACCACTCCCGGACGCCAAACGGCGACACGGAGGAGAACTGCTTCCGCACGATCCATGCCGAGATGAACGCGATTGCGCAGGCGGCCAAGAACGGCTCGAGCATCAAGGACGCCTCCATTTACATCACGCACACTCCCTGCATTCACTGCCTCAAGGTGCTGGTGAATACGGGCATCAAGAACATCTATTATGAAAAGCCCTACAAGCTGAACACGCTGGACGAGCTGCTGCGCTATACGCAGGTCAACCTCTATCCCGTGGAGCTTCCAGAGGGGCCGGCGGGAGGGCAGTAG
- the atpE gene encoding ATP synthase F0 subunit C, with the protein MKKLVSLAAAVGLAVIHSGLAFAAEGAAAGPEAPAKVAIAIAAGVAVAIAAFGAALGQGRVGASAMESIGRNPNAADRLFVPLVITLALLEALALYGFVIAILLQAKI; encoded by the coding sequence ATGAAGAAGCTGGTCTCGCTTGCGGCGGCGGTCGGCCTAGCCGTGATCCATTCCGGGCTGGCGTTCGCTGCCGAGGGTGCCGCGGCCGGTCCGGAAGCACCGGCCAAGGTCGCCATCGCGATTGCGGCCGGAGTGGCCGTCGCGATCGCCGCTTTCGGCGCGGCTCTCGGTCAGGGCCGCGTCGGCGCGTCGGCAATGGAAAGCATCGGCCGAAATCCCAACGCCGCCGATCGCCTGTTCGTGCCGCTGGTGATCACGCTCGCGTTGCTTGAAGCTCTCGCGCTTTACGGCTTCGTGATCGCCATTCTCTTGCAAGCCAAGATTTAG
- the atpB gene encoding F0F1 ATP synthase subunit A, with product MEHPFTWYFLLPEGVRHAVGDHTFFALVAAVLLFLFAAAARAALERARDPAIPDEGLGVRNIAELLLQLVVSQSDAIIGRAGRKYVPFFATFFFFILLSNLLGLLPGFSPPTSNLNTTLGLALVSFVGYNVIAVREQGIGYFKHFLGPMTSLPGRSAAAKLAFVPVLLISASFFLILELFSHGFRPVSLSLRLFGNMMGDHQVIEAFVGLTKVVVPVAFYAMGTLVSVIQAFVFTLLSMIYVALAISHGHDHEEEGAQHSAHGHH from the coding sequence ATGGAACATCCTTTCACCTGGTACTTCCTGCTTCCCGAAGGAGTGCGGCACGCCGTAGGGGATCACACCTTTTTTGCGCTGGTCGCGGCGGTTTTGCTGTTCCTCTTCGCCGCAGCCGCTCGTGCGGCGCTCGAGCGCGCTCGGGACCCGGCCATTCCCGACGAGGGCCTGGGCGTACGGAACATCGCGGAGCTGCTGCTCCAGCTCGTGGTGAGCCAGAGCGACGCGATCATCGGCAGGGCGGGGCGGAAGTACGTGCCGTTTTTCGCGACCTTCTTCTTTTTCATTCTGCTCAGCAATCTTCTGGGACTGCTGCCCGGCTTTTCGCCGCCGACCAGCAACTTGAACACCACGCTCGGTCTGGCGCTGGTTTCGTTCGTTGGCTACAACGTGATCGCCGTGCGCGAGCAGGGGATCGGCTACTTCAAGCACTTTCTGGGTCCGATGACGAGTCTCCCGGGGCGCAGCGCGGCGGCGAAGCTGGCGTTCGTTCCCGTGCTGCTGATCTCCGCGAGCTTTTTCCTGATTCTCGAGCTGTTTTCCCACGGTTTCAGACCGGTGTCGCTGTCGCTGCGGCTCTTCGGCAACATGATGGGCGACCATCAGGTGATCGAAGCTTTCGTCGGCCTCACGAAAGTCGTCGTGCCGGTAGCATTTTACGCGATGGGGACCCTCGTGTCGGTGATCCAGGCGTTCGTTTTCACGCTGTTGAGCATGATCTACGTCGCCCTGGCGATCAGCCATGGCCACGACCACGAGGAAGAGGGGGCGCAACACTCGGCTCACGGACATCATTAA
- a CDS encoding AtpZ/AtpI family protein, whose amino-acid sequence MYLGIAFELPGTVLGGALVGYLADRYFDTSPWLFIAVTAVAFGGAMVRLVQWVRFFSGEDRERRGEENHPAD is encoded by the coding sequence TTGTATCTGGGAATCGCGTTCGAACTGCCTGGAACCGTTCTCGGCGGCGCGCTGGTCGGTTATCTCGCCGACCGGTATTTCGACACCTCGCCATGGTTGTTCATCGCGGTGACGGCCGTCGCGTTCGGCGGCGCGATGGTTCGCCTGGTGCAGTGGGTCCGTTTTTTTTCTGGGGAAGACCGTGAACGACGCGGCGAAGAAAACCATCCAGCGGATTGA
- the hemL gene encoding glutamate-1-semialdehyde 2,1-aminomutase, whose amino-acid sequence MRSAKSRAWFRRAQRLIPGGVNSPVRAWKAVGGHPVLIASGNGSRVRDVDGNEYVDFVGSWGPLILGHRHPRIVRAVRDALQHGTTFGAPTTLEVRLAELISKLVPSIEKVRLVSSGTEATMSALRLARAFTGRPKIVKFDGCYHGHADGLLVRAGSGAATFGLPDSPGVVGGAARETIVAAFNDSPSVERLFARYGSRIAAVIVEPVCGNMGVIPPQPGFLSTLRDLTRRHHALLIFDEVITGFRLALGGAQELYRVRPDLTCLGKIAGGGLPLAAFGGRREIMDLLAPDGPVYQAGTLSGNPLSVAAGLATLEELARDRNAYRKLERKSRFLEEGFTEALRRHDIAAVINRVGSMMTVFFGVRSVRNAADARRCDRRRFAGFFHGMLRRGIYLPPAPFEAAFVSLAHSRADLERAVDALDRWAAREGSG is encoded by the coding sequence ATGCGCAGCGCCAAATCGCGCGCCTGGTTTCGGCGCGCCCAGCGACTGATCCCCGGCGGCGTCAACAGTCCGGTGCGAGCGTGGAAGGCGGTCGGCGGACATCCTGTGCTGATCGCTTCGGGCAACGGGTCGCGCGTGCGGGACGTCGACGGGAACGAGTACGTCGACTTCGTGGGCTCGTGGGGTCCGCTGATTCTCGGCCATCGTCATCCCCGGATCGTGCGCGCCGTCCGGGACGCTCTGCAGCACGGCACCACTTTCGGGGCGCCGACGACGCTTGAGGTTCGTCTGGCGGAGCTGATCAGCAAGCTCGTGCCTTCGATAGAGAAGGTCAGGCTCGTGAGCTCAGGGACCGAGGCGACGATGAGCGCGCTGCGGCTGGCCCGGGCTTTTACGGGGCGCCCGAAGATCGTGAAGTTCGACGGCTGCTACCATGGCCATGCCGACGGTCTGCTGGTCCGCGCTGGCTCCGGAGCCGCGACCTTCGGTCTCCCGGACAGTCCCGGGGTCGTCGGTGGAGCCGCCCGTGAAACAATCGTCGCGGCGTTCAATGATTCGCCTTCCGTCGAACGCCTCTTTGCCCGGTACGGCAGCCGGATCGCGGCCGTGATCGTGGAGCCGGTGTGCGGCAACATGGGCGTGATACCGCCACAGCCTGGATTCCTCAGCACTCTGCGCGATCTTACGCGCCGCCATCACGCGCTGCTGATCTTCGATGAAGTCATCACCGGCTTCCGGCTGGCGCTTGGAGGCGCCCAGGAGCTTTACCGAGTCAGGCCGGACCTGACCTGTCTGGGGAAGATCGCCGGCGGCGGCTTGCCGCTGGCGGCATTCGGTGGGCGGCGCGAGATCATGGACCTTCTGGCGCCCGACGGCCCCGTCTACCAGGCGGGCACCCTTTCCGGAAACCCGCTGTCGGTTGCGGCCGGCCTTGCGACGCTCGAAGAGCTTGCCCGCGACCGGAACGCCTACCGCAAGCTGGAGCGGAAGTCGCGCTTTCTGGAGGAGGGGTTCACCGAGGCGCTGCGACGGCACGACATCGCGGCCGTCATCAACCGGGTCGGCTCTATGATGACCGTCTTTTTCGGCGTGCGCAGCGTTCGCAACGCCGCCGACGCGCGCCGGTGCGACCGGCGCCGGTTCGCCGGGTTCTTTCACGGCATGCTGCGCCGCGGCATCTATCTGCCGCCGGCGCCGTTCGAAGCGGCCTTCGTCTCCCTGGCGCACAGCCGCGCCGATCTGGAGCGCGCCGTCGACGCTCTGGATCGGTGGGCTGCCCGGGAAGGCTCCGGTTGA
- the dnaA gene encoding chromosomal replication initiator protein DnaA: protein MELWEKALVHLREKLGKQNFETWIKPVRAESINDDTLVLEVPNKFFRDWLSEHYLSQIAAVLSALSHKQIRVSLAVNNRVQPKEAPARAQKKEEPEPPRGQRFNNLIPKYTFENFVIGASNQFAHAASMAVANQPGDHYNPLFIYGGVGLGKTHLANAIGHRAVAHRPGLKVLYLSSESFMNELIASLRRDRMDEFKTKFRNIDILILDDVQFIAGKERTQEEFFHTFNSLYETHKQIVITSDKFPKEIPGLEDRLRNRFEWGLIADIQPPDMETRVAILQKKAESEGVQLPHEVAIFLASNIDSNVRELEGSLTRLGAFASLTKSVITVELAKEVLHNTLKSSHKEITIESIQKTICEYYNIKLGDLKAKRRTKNIAIPRQVAMYLCRKYTETSFPAIGDKFGGRDHSTVIHASKAIEKRLKEDPYMQSTIEKLERTLNVRK from the coding sequence ATGGAACTATGGGAAAAAGCCCTTGTCCATCTGAGAGAAAAGCTAGGGAAACAGAATTTCGAGACATGGATCAAACCGGTGCGGGCGGAGTCGATTAACGATGACACGCTTGTCCTCGAAGTGCCCAACAAGTTCTTTCGCGACTGGCTGTCAGAGCACTACCTGTCGCAGATCGCTGCCGTCCTTTCGGCGCTATCGCACAAGCAGATCCGCGTCTCGCTCGCCGTCAATAACCGCGTGCAACCGAAGGAAGCGCCGGCACGCGCACAAAAAAAAGAAGAGCCGGAGCCGCCGAGGGGGCAGCGATTCAATAACTTAATCCCGAAGTACACCTTCGAGAATTTCGTTATCGGCGCGAGCAACCAGTTCGCTCACGCCGCCTCGATGGCCGTGGCCAACCAGCCGGGAGACCACTACAACCCTCTGTTCATCTACGGCGGGGTCGGTCTTGGTAAGACGCACCTGGCCAACGCGATCGGGCACCGTGCGGTCGCTCACCGGCCGGGTCTCAAGGTGCTTTACCTGAGCTCGGAATCTTTCATGAACGAGCTGATCGCGTCGCTGCGCCGCGACCGCATGGACGAATTCAAGACGAAATTCCGCAACATCGATATCCTGATCCTCGACGACGTCCAGTTCATCGCCGGCAAGGAAAGGACGCAGGAGGAGTTCTTTCACACATTCAACTCGCTCTACGAGACGCACAAACAGATCGTGATCACGTCCGACAAGTTCCCCAAGGAGATCCCAGGGCTGGAGGACCGCCTGCGCAACCGCTTCGAGTGGGGGCTGATCGCAGACATCCAGCCGCCCGACATGGAAACCCGGGTGGCGATCCTGCAGAAAAAAGCGGAGAGCGAGGGCGTTCAGCTGCCGCACGAAGTCGCCATTTTCCTGGCTTCCAACATCGACTCGAATGTCCGCGAACTCGAGGGGTCGTTAACCCGCCTCGGCGCCTTCGCCTCCCTCACGAAGTCGGTGATCACCGTTGAACTGGCCAAGGAGGTCCTGCACAACACCCTCAAGAGCTCCCACAAGGAGATCACGATCGAGAGCATCCAGAAAACGATCTGCGAGTACTACAACATCAAGCTCGGCGATCTCAAGGCCAAGAGGCGCACCAAGAACATCGCGATTCCCAGGCAGGTCGCGATGTACCTATGCCGCAAGTATACGGAAACCTCGTTCCCGGCGATCGGCGACAAGTTCGGCGGCCGCGACCACTCCACGGTCATCCATGCCTCCAAAGCCATCGAGAAACGGCTCAAGGAGGATCCCTACATGCAGAGCACAATTGAAAAGCTCGAGCGGACGCTGAATGTCCGCAAGTAG
- the dnaN gene encoding DNA polymerase III subunit beta, with amino-acid sequence MELNATRGDLLAALYWTQSIVERRNTMPILANVLIDAQKDGVRITATDLEVGVRATVEGQIGKEGTVTVNAKKLYEIVRELPGEQVRVKKLENEWVEIRSGKAVFKIVGMEAREYPQFPRFSTEGLVSAAASVLRGMIERTIFSVSMDETRYSLNGVYMEQGDGSKVRMVATDGHRLAFEEQSLGNFGLAKGVILPRKGVAEVKKLLDSGEDGTVSIGFRENMALIVRDKVELFMRLIDGDFPEYSKVIPKGNPNVAKLDHDEFLQALRRVSILSSERYKGVKMEFRDRRLLISTSNPDLGEAVEEAEVEYTGKPVTIGFNARYLIDVLNVLEADCEVKMELKDEVSPSVIRRWGDETYLYVLMPMRL; translated from the coding sequence ATGGAATTAAACGCTACGCGAGGCGATCTCCTCGCCGCGCTCTACTGGACTCAGAGCATCGTCGAGCGGCGCAATACCATGCCGATCCTGGCCAACGTGCTGATCGACGCGCAAAAAGACGGTGTTCGCATCACGGCGACTGATCTCGAGGTTGGAGTCCGGGCGACGGTGGAGGGGCAGATAGGGAAAGAAGGGACGGTGACAGTCAACGCGAAAAAGCTCTACGAGATCGTTCGCGAGCTTCCGGGCGAGCAGGTGCGGGTGAAGAAGCTGGAAAACGAGTGGGTCGAGATCAGAAGCGGAAAGGCGGTTTTCAAGATCGTGGGCATGGAGGCACGGGAGTATCCGCAGTTTCCTAGGTTCAGCACGGAAGGGCTCGTGTCGGCGGCAGCGAGCGTCCTGCGAGGTATGATCGAGCGGACGATTTTTTCGGTGTCTATGGATGAAACCCGGTACAGCCTGAACGGCGTCTACATGGAGCAGGGGGATGGAAGTAAAGTGCGGATGGTGGCAACGGACGGCCACCGTCTGGCTTTCGAGGAACAGTCCCTTGGAAATTTCGGCTTGGCTAAGGGAGTGATCCTGCCGAGGAAGGGGGTGGCTGAGGTCAAAAAGCTCCTTGATTCCGGTGAGGACGGCACGGTCTCGATCGGTTTCCGGGAAAATATGGCCCTGATCGTCAGGGACAAGGTGGAGCTTTTCATGCGGTTGATCGACGGCGATTTTCCTGAATACAGCAAGGTAATTCCGAAGGGAAACCCGAACGTCGCCAAGCTGGACCACGACGAATTCCTGCAGGCGCTGCGGCGTGTGTCGATCCTGTCGAGCGAGCGTTACAAGGGCGTGAAGATGGAATTCAGGGACCGGCGCCTGCTGATCTCGACGAGCAACCCGGACCTCGGGGAAGCGGTTGAGGAAGCCGAGGTGGAATACACCGGGAAGCCCGTAACGATCGGCTTCAACGCGCGATACCTGATCGATGTGCTGAACGTTCTCGAGGCGGACTGCGAGGTCAAGATGGAGCTGAAGGACGAGGTGAGCCCGAGCGTGATCCGGAGGTGGGGGGACGAGACCTACCTCTATGTTCTGATGCCGATGAGGCTCTAG
- a CDS encoding isocitrate lyase/PEP mutase family protein produces the protein MATGKGEQIRKLIAEKGQLVMPGVYDALSAKIAERSGFEVIFITGYSLSATLLGQPDFGLLTQTEVIAAATRICSVTRVPVIVDADTGYGNAINVIRTVEELIRAGAAGMFLEDQVWPKRCGHMRGKQVIPVDEQLRKLRAAVDARKGSDFYIVARTDARQALGLEEAIARGRAFKECGADAVFIEAPLTREEMAEIAARVPGPLVANMIERGDTPIMEAAELRRLGFALVVWPLAPLFAAARALTDVYATLRSSGSTAAVIDRLMPFDEFNAIVGLKEKYEQDEKYR, from the coding sequence ATGGCGACTGGAAAAGGCGAACAAATACGAAAGCTTATCGCCGAAAAGGGCCAGCTCGTAATGCCCGGCGTGTACGATGCCCTGAGCGCCAAGATCGCCGAGCGCTCGGGCTTCGAGGTCATCTTCATCACCGGATACAGCCTTTCCGCGACGCTGCTCGGGCAACCCGACTTCGGACTGCTCACGCAGACGGAGGTTATTGCGGCGGCCACCCGGATTTGTTCTGTCACCCGCGTTCCCGTGATCGTCGACGCCGACACCGGGTACGGCAACGCCATCAACGTTATCCGCACGGTAGAGGAGCTCATCCGCGCGGGAGCAGCTGGCATGTTTCTCGAGGACCAGGTCTGGCCCAAACGCTGCGGCCACATGCGCGGCAAGCAGGTGATTCCGGTCGACGAGCAGCTGCGAAAGCTGCGCGCCGCGGTCGACGCGAGGAAAGGAAGCGATTTCTACATCGTCGCGCGCACCGACGCCCGGCAGGCTCTCGGACTTGAAGAGGCGATCGCCAGGGGGCGCGCGTTCAAAGAGTGTGGGGCGGACGCGGTGTTCATCGAAGCGCCTCTCACCAGAGAAGAGATGGCGGAGATCGCAGCGCGCGTGCCTGGCCCGCTCGTCGCCAACATGATTGAGCGGGGCGACACGCCGATCATGGAGGCCGCAGAGCTGCGCCGCCTCGGCTTTGCCCTCGTCGTTTGGCCCCTCGCGCCTCTCTTCGCGGCGGCGAGGGCCCTGACCGACGTCTACGCGACCTTGCGCAGCAGCGGCTCGACCGCCGCCGTTATCGACCGACTGATGCCGTTCGACGAATTCAACGCCATCGTCGGTCTCAAGGAAAAGTACGAGCAGGACGAGAAATACCGCTAG
- a CDS encoding SDR family NAD(P)-dependent oxidoreductase, translated as MSVAVVAGVGPGLGSSLARAFAAQGYAVALVSRNASSGEPAAREITAAGGRALVVPADVTRPEEVSAAVARIRADLGIPAALAYNAGGYARGPFLELDPAAFRRAFAVGVMGAVYLGQALIPDMLRAGAGFISVTGATAALRGRAGFAPFAIAKSSLRMLAQSWAREFHPKGVHVVHIVVDGQIDTPKLRERDPAPSAGSLIEPEAIAAAVIHALKQPRSAWSHEIDIRPSVEPF; from the coding sequence ATGTCTGTTGCAGTCGTTGCCGGCGTCGGCCCGGGCCTCGGCTCGTCCCTGGCGCGCGCCTTCGCCGCCCAGGGATACGCGGTTGCGCTGGTTTCGCGCAACGCCTCATCGGGCGAGCCGGCGGCGCGAGAGATCACGGCCGCCGGCGGACGGGCCCTGGTGGTCCCGGCCGACGTTACTCGCCCGGAGGAAGTCTCCGCAGCCGTGGCGCGCATCCGTGCCGATCTCGGCATTCCTGCAGCGCTCGCCTACAATGCCGGTGGCTACGCCCGCGGGCCGTTTCTGGAGCTGGATCCGGCGGCATTCCGCCGGGCCTTTGCGGTCGGCGTGATGGGCGCCGTGTATCTTGGACAAGCCCTCATTCCCGACATGCTTCGCGCCGGCGCGGGCTTCATCTCCGTCACGGGAGCCACCGCCGCCCTCCGGGGTCGCGCCGGTTTCGCGCCATTCGCGATCGCCAAATCGTCCCTCCGCATGCTGGCCCAATCGTGGGCGCGTGAATTCCACCCGAAAGGCGTTCACGTGGTCCATATCGTCGTGGACGGTCAGATCGACACGCCGAAGCTCCGGGAGCGCGACCCGGCCCCGTCGGCCGGGAGTCTGATCGAGCCGGAGGCGATCGCCGCGGCGGTCATCCACGCACTGAAGCAGCCGCGCAGCGCCTGGTCGCACGAGATCGACATCCGACCGAGCGTGGAGCCCTTCTAG